GCATCGTCAATATCAGTTCCAGCGTCACCTCGTTCACACCTGCCAACTCGGCGGTGTACACCGCCTCCAAGGCTGCGGTTGACGCTATCACTCGTACTCTGGCAAACGAGTTAGGGCCTAGAAATATCCGCGTTAACTCGGTCAATCCTGGGTTGGTCGTGACCGAGGGTGTGCACGCCAGTGGCTTTTTCGAAGAGGCGTTCCGGCAAAAAATTGAAGCTATTACACCGCTGGGGCGCATCGGTCTGCCCGAGGATATTGCACCCGCCGTCGCCTTCCTGGCGTCGTCGGATGCAGGCTGGATCACCGGTGAAACCCTGATAATCGGCGGCGGGCTGCACTAAACCTGGGCGGCATGCTCGCGCACATAGTGGCGGGGCGACTGCAACATGACGCGCTTGAATGCCGTGCTGAATGCGCTTTCGGACTCATAACCTAATGAGAACGCAATGGTGGACACCGAGTCATCGGAGTTCTTCAACCGATCACTGGCCAGCAACATGCGCCAGTACGTCAGGTACTCCATGGGGGCTGCGCCGACCACCTGCTTGAAGCGCAACGCGAACGCCGAGCGCGACATGGTTGCCAGTTGCGCCAGTTCCTGGACGCTCCAGCGATGGGCTGGGTCGGCGTGCATCGCGCTCAAGGCAACACTGAGGTTGCGGTCGGCCAAACCGTAAAACCACCCGATGCCGCTGCTTTCCAGGGTCGCCAAGTGAGTGCGCAAAACTTCGACCAGCATCAGGTGCGCCAAGTGTTCGTTCATCAGCGAGCGGCCTGGGCGCTTCTGCTGCAACTCCGAGGTGAACCGCTCCAGCGCCCAGCGCAGGACCGAGGCCTGCGGTTCATTGCCTTGTACGTGAACCAGCGAGGGCAGGCCGCTGAGTAGCAATTGAGTAGGGACACCGGTGAAGTCAAAGCGGCCACCGACCAACTGAGTTTCATCGCCGCCGTAATGCAGGGCCAGTTCGTCCGCCGCAAGGGTTTGAAAGTGACCGTCGGAATTCATCACCGGCTGGGACATATCACTGTAGAGCGAAAAAGGCATGCCTCTGGTCATCAGAAAGCAATCGCCCTGATGCAGTCGCTGCGGTTGCTGTTCTCCATCCACTTGCAGCCAGCAACTGCCCTTGACCACCGCGGTGAACTTGATGCCTTCGCGTTCAGGAAAGGTGAAGGCCCAATCACCGCCCAAGGACAGCGTGGCGGAGTGGTAATTACGGATTCTCAACAATGAAAGGACGTCGGACAGAGGATCCATGCAGCACCTGATTGGACGAAAAATAAAGTAATTGCAATTTTATATCAGGGTTCATCCAGATTTCACCTTTAAATATGAGGTTCTCCATGCATATCCATTTTGATGCGTCTTATGGTCCACTGATCAACGGGGTGTTTGAAACTGACGATAAATCGCGCTCGTTTGCCGCAGTCGACCCCGCCACGGGCAGGCACTTGGCCTATATCCGCTATTGCGATGCCACGGACGTCGACCGCGCCGTTAATGCAGCGCATGCAGCGTTTCCAGCCTGGCGTGCCATGGGCCAGCAGATGCGCGCACGTTTGGTAAATCTGCTGGCGGACGAGATAGAAGAGCACAGTGAACGCCTGGCCATGATCGATGCCCATGACGTGGGCCGTTGCATCAGCGAAGTACGCAAGGACTACCTTACCGCCGTCCGGCACTATCGCTATTTCGCCTCAGTGATCATGGCTCATGAAGACACTGGTCGGGAAATCGACGGTGGTTACGCTATTGCCAAGCGTGAACCCTTGGGTGTGTGCGGACAGATCATTCCCTGGAACGCGCCGGCGATTATGGCTGCGTTCAAGCTCGCTCCGGCATTGGTAGCCGGCAATACCGTTGTCCTGAAGCCCGATGAAAACGCTTCTTTATCGACGCTTGAATTAGGCAAGCTGATTAACAAGATCTTCCCAGCCGGGGTGGTAAACATGGTCACCGGGTTGGGTGAGGTAGTCGGTGCGGCGTTGAGCGAGCATCCTCTGGTCAGGAAGCTGTCATTTACTGGCAGTACGCAAGTCGGTCGCACCGTGGCCGGTGTGGCCGCCCGGCGTCTGGTGCCCGCGACACTCGAACTGGGGGGCAAGAGCGCCAATATTGTGTTCCCCGATATCGACGACATTGATGCGGTGGTCGATAACGCCACCTTCGCAGCTATTCATAACAACGGGCAGTCATGCCTGGCCGGCACCCGCTTGTTTGTGCATGCCGCGATTTTTGAAGTGTTCAAGCAAAAGCTGATTGCCGCGTTCAATCGTGTGAAAGTGGGGTCTCCGCTGTCCGAAGAGTCGCGGGTCAGTTGCCTGATCAACGCGCAACAAGGTGAGCGTGTGTTGAGCTACATCACTATGGGCTTAGAGGAGGGCGCCGAGCTGCTCGCGGGGGGCGGTCGCGCAGTCGTATCAGGTAGTGAATACGGTTACTTCATCCAGCCAACCTTGTTACTAACGCATAATGACATGAGCATCTGCCAGGAAGAGATTTTTGGCCCGGTACTCTCGCTGATCGTGTGGGATGATTATGAAACGATGATCGCCCAGGCCAATGACACCGAATACGGTTTGGCGTCCGGAATCTATACCAGTAACTTGCAGCACGCTATGGAAACCGCAGCAAGGTTGGAGGCGGGATCGGTGTGGGTCAATCGTTATTCGAACATTACCGATGGCACCGCCTTTGGCGGCTATAAAAATAGTGGTATTGGCCGAGAGTTCTGTCGGGAGACCCTGAATGCCTACACGCAGATCAAAACTGTGACGGTACAAGCAAGGTTGCCGAATGTATGGTTCGCCGAAAGATAAAAACAGGCAATTCATTTGGGTAGTTGATTTTTTTGCGCCCACCAGCGCCTTGCGCATGTTGAGTGCTTTAGAATCGATAAAAACATGCAAGGTTAAAATGTAGAAGTTTAGGTTGGCGTTGCCTCACAGAGGCACGCCAATTTTTTTGTCTCGGTGCGGTCGAGTTTCTTTTCCACTGATGATGTGACTCACTTCATGCCTGAATGTGAATCGTGTTAGAAATATCAATGATCCCTCTCGGTGTGTGATTGGTTTTCCGCTATCGGAATTCCCGTCAGAATATATTTCATCATATTTTATATGCTCTAATTCATCATGTTTTGTTAGGGTTGATGTCGGCAGAGAAAAATTATTTATACGGTGTAGGAATAGTCCTACAGCGTCTGAGGATCTATCTTTGGTCTGTGTGGATCGCTGCGGTTGGCTGCTTGTGTGAGATGGGTAGAATTCGGGAACTCTTAAGCAGAGTGAACTTATCTATTTGTTGTTGCCAACCTAGAGGTACACAGTCGTGTCTATTCCATTCAAACTAATTCTCGCGTCGTCCATCGTTGGGCTTTTCGCTACATCTGCTATGGCTGCTGACGGTACTATCAATTTTACCGGTGAAGTGACTGCG
This genomic stretch from Pseudomonas synxantha BG33R harbors:
- a CDS encoding AraC family transcriptional regulator; this translates as MDPLSDVLSLLRIRNYHSATLSLGGDWAFTFPEREGIKFTAVVKGSCWLQVDGEQQPQRLHQGDCFLMTRGMPFSLYSDMSQPVMNSDGHFQTLAADELALHYGGDETQLVGGRFDFTGVPTQLLLSGLPSLVHVQGNEPQASVLRWALERFTSELQQKRPGRSLMNEHLAHLMLVEVLRTHLATLESSGIGWFYGLADRNLSVALSAMHADPAHRWSVQELAQLATMSRSAFALRFKQVVGAAPMEYLTYWRMLLASDRLKNSDDSVSTIAFSLGYESESAFSTAFKRVMLQSPRHYVREHAAQV
- a CDS encoding aldehyde dehydrogenase family protein, with translation MHIHFDASYGPLINGVFETDDKSRSFAAVDPATGRHLAYIRYCDATDVDRAVNAAHAAFPAWRAMGQQMRARLVNLLADEIEEHSERLAMIDAHDVGRCISEVRKDYLTAVRHYRYFASVIMAHEDTGREIDGGYAIAKREPLGVCGQIIPWNAPAIMAAFKLAPALVAGNTVVLKPDENASLSTLELGKLINKIFPAGVVNMVTGLGEVVGAALSEHPLVRKLSFTGSTQVGRTVAGVAARRLVPATLELGGKSANIVFPDIDDIDAVVDNATFAAIHNNGQSCLAGTRLFVHAAIFEVFKQKLIAAFNRVKVGSPLSEESRVSCLINAQQGERVLSYITMGLEEGAELLAGGGRAVVSGSEYGYFIQPTLLLTHNDMSICQEEIFGPVLSLIVWDDYETMIAQANDTEYGLASGIYTSNLQHAMETAARLEAGSVWVNRYSNITDGTAFGGYKNSGIGREFCRETLNAYTQIKTVTVQARLPNVWFAER